The Aggregicoccus sp. 17bor-14 genome window below encodes:
- a CDS encoding serine/threonine-protein kinase, which yields MGSLGCLDEGRLWALAQGEATATAAEARHLETCEACGERSRTHLLPGSLAQPAPRAGDASGEDEPTPEIGAPQPLAPQPQALPRGSSLGRYLVLERLGAGGMGEVYAAFDPQLNRKVALKLLLPRAAGADGKARLLREAQAMAQLSHPNVLPVFDAGEADGRVFIAMELVEGTTLRAWLLERRRPWPEVLRPFLEAGRGLAAAHAAGLVHRDFKPDNVLLGPGGRVYVMDFGLACAGEERAPAPDLELQAPEAEARASGTLLHASLTHAGSLVGTPGYMAPEQYSRAVLDGRADAFGFCAALYFGLYGKKPFVGKDARSLMRATLAGEVQPPPPDAHVPAWLQRVVLRGLSVSPDARFPTMEALLAALQQDPRARQRRWALASAAALALLGAWGVQRHLAGRERAQCESEAQAGLGGVWSRAQQGEVASAFAGSGKPYAQGALARVRTALDAYVERWRAQREDACLATHVRGEASARVLQLRTGCLEHKRAELSALTDVLAHADAQVVEKAVSLANGLSSLEACADVDALMHQVPPPESPALAQKVEDLRGRLARGRVLRGAGKFKEGVALVEPLLAEARGLHYRPLEAEAEYLLGLLQGSFGDKDAGERHLKQAVWAAEATNHDETKLDALTGLVSVIGFDSTRAKESEEWFQLAEAVLSRRPGDVDAAQRLYSVRGAVLLVNDKYVEGEALLRRALALVERSAGPDSIEAADVHQRLGQALENQGKYEEALVSYGRSRAVFERVFGPEHPQVGYALITTASALGELRRQEAAELAERGVAILEKALSASSPKLGAVLNNAAVVMEQLERYPQALSMYQRALKVKEAGFGPEHPSSAITCTNVGIVLTRLGRAKEALPYLQRSIAVFEKGPDPEGANMAHPLTGYGEALLNLDQPAKAVAPLQRALRIRDRAEVAPRLKAQTRYLLAHALWESRQDRPRAAALAHQALEQLVSEDGQPLRREVQRWMAESGVP from the coding sequence ATGGGCAGTCTGGGCTGTCTGGACGAGGGGCGCCTGTGGGCGCTCGCGCAGGGCGAGGCGACGGCGACGGCCGCCGAGGCGCGCCACCTGGAGACCTGCGAGGCGTGCGGCGAGCGCAGCCGCACGCACCTGCTGCCCGGCTCGCTCGCGCAGCCCGCGCCGCGCGCTGGCGACGCGAGCGGCGAGGACGAGCCCACCCCGGAGATCGGCGCCCCGCAGCCGCTCGCCCCGCAGCCGCAGGCGCTGCCGCGCGGCAGCAGCCTCGGGCGCTACCTGGTGCTCGAGCGCCTGGGCGCGGGCGGCATGGGCGAGGTGTACGCGGCCTTCGACCCGCAGCTCAACCGCAAGGTGGCCCTCAAGCTGCTGCTGCCGCGCGCCGCGGGCGCGGACGGCAAGGCGCGCCTGCTGCGCGAGGCGCAGGCGATGGCGCAGCTGTCCCACCCCAACGTGCTGCCGGTGTTCGACGCGGGCGAGGCGGACGGGCGCGTCTTCATCGCGATGGAGCTGGTGGAGGGCACCACGCTGCGCGCGTGGCTGCTCGAGCGGCGGCGCCCCTGGCCCGAGGTGCTGCGCCCCTTCCTCGAGGCGGGCCGGGGCCTGGCGGCGGCGCACGCGGCGGGGCTCGTGCACCGCGACTTCAAGCCGGACAACGTGCTGCTGGGGCCCGGCGGCCGCGTGTACGTGATGGACTTCGGGCTCGCGTGCGCGGGCGAGGAGCGCGCGCCGGCGCCCGACCTCGAGCTGCAGGCGCCCGAGGCCGAGGCCCGCGCCTCCGGCACGCTGCTGCACGCCTCGCTCACCCACGCGGGCAGCCTGGTGGGCACGCCGGGCTACATGGCGCCCGAGCAGTACTCGCGCGCGGTGCTGGACGGGCGCGCGGACGCCTTCGGCTTCTGCGCCGCGCTCTACTTCGGGCTCTACGGAAAGAAGCCCTTCGTGGGGAAGGACGCGCGCAGCCTCATGCGCGCCACGCTCGCCGGCGAGGTGCAGCCGCCGCCTCCGGACGCGCACGTGCCGGCGTGGCTGCAGCGGGTGGTGCTGCGCGGGCTCAGCGTCTCGCCGGACGCGCGCTTCCCCACCATGGAGGCGCTGCTCGCGGCGCTGCAGCAGGACCCGCGCGCCCGCCAGCGGCGCTGGGCGCTCGCGAGCGCGGCGGCGCTGGCGCTGCTGGGGGCCTGGGGCGTGCAACGCCACCTCGCCGGCCGCGAGCGCGCGCAGTGCGAGAGCGAGGCGCAGGCGGGGCTGGGGGGGGTGTGGTCGCGGGCGCAGCAGGGCGAGGTGGCGAGCGCCTTCGCGGGCTCGGGCAAGCCCTACGCGCAGGGGGCGCTCGCGCGGGTGCGCACGGCGCTGGATGCGTACGTGGAGCGCTGGCGCGCCCAGCGCGAGGACGCCTGCCTCGCGACGCACGTGCGCGGCGAGGCGAGCGCGCGCGTGCTGCAGCTGCGCACCGGGTGCCTCGAGCACAAGCGCGCCGAGCTCTCCGCGCTCACCGACGTGCTCGCGCACGCGGACGCGCAGGTGGTGGAGAAGGCCGTGTCGCTGGCCAACGGGCTCTCCAGCCTCGAGGCCTGCGCGGACGTGGACGCGCTGATGCACCAGGTGCCGCCCCCCGAGTCCCCCGCGCTCGCTCAGAAGGTGGAGGACCTGCGCGGCCGGCTCGCCCGCGGCCGCGTGCTGCGCGGGGCGGGCAAGTTCAAGGAGGGAGTCGCGCTGGTGGAGCCGCTGCTCGCCGAGGCGCGCGGCCTGCACTACCGCCCCCTGGAGGCCGAGGCCGAGTACCTGCTGGGCCTCCTGCAGGGCAGCTTCGGGGACAAGGACGCCGGGGAGCGCCACCTGAAGCAGGCGGTGTGGGCCGCGGAGGCGACGAACCACGACGAGACGAAGCTGGACGCGCTCACCGGCCTCGTCTCGGTCATCGGCTTCGACAGCACCCGCGCGAAGGAGAGCGAGGAGTGGTTCCAGCTGGCGGAGGCGGTGCTCTCGCGCCGCCCCGGAGACGTGGACGCGGCGCAGCGGCTCTACAGCGTGCGCGGCGCGGTGCTCCTGGTGAACGACAAGTACGTGGAGGGCGAGGCGCTGCTGCGCCGCGCGCTCGCGCTCGTGGAGCGCTCGGCGGGGCCCGACTCCATCGAGGCCGCGGACGTGCACCAGCGCCTCGGCCAGGCGCTGGAGAACCAGGGCAAGTACGAGGAGGCGCTCGTCTCCTACGGCCGCTCGCGCGCGGTGTTCGAGCGCGTCTTCGGCCCCGAGCACCCGCAGGTGGGCTACGCGCTCATCACCACCGCGAGCGCGCTGGGGGAGCTGCGGCGCCAGGAGGCGGCGGAGCTGGCCGAGCGCGGGGTGGCCATCCTGGAGAAGGCCCTGTCCGCGAGCAGCCCCAAGCTGGGGGCGGTGCTCAACAACGCGGCCGTGGTGATGGAGCAGCTGGAGCGCTACCCGCAGGCGCTCTCCATGTACCAGCGCGCGCTCAAGGTGAAGGAGGCGGGCTTCGGCCCCGAGCACCCGAGCAGCGCCATCACCTGCACCAACGTGGGCATCGTGCTCACCCGGCTGGGGCGCGCGAAGGAGGCGCTGCCCTACCTGCAGCGCTCCATCGCGGTCTTCGAGAAGGGGCCGGACCCCGAGGGCGCGAACATGGCCCACCCCCTCACCGGCTACGGCGAGGCGCTCCTGAACCTGGACCAGCCCGCGAAGGCGGTGGCGCCGCTGCAGCGCGCGCTGCGCATCCGCGACCGCGCCGAGGTGGCCCCCCGGCTCAAGGCCCAGACGCGCTACCTCCTCGCGCATGCCCTCTGGGAATCGCGGCAGGACCGGCCCCGCGCCGCTGCGCTCGCGCACCAGGCGCTCGAGCAGCTGGTGAGCGAGGACGGCCAGCCCCTGCGGCGCGAGGTGCAGCGCTGGATGGCCGAGAGCGGCGTGCCCTGA
- a CDS encoding polyamine aminopropyltransferase: MNRALLFLTVLVVATCGLIYELVVGALASYLLGDSVTQFSTVIGGYLFAMGVGSYLSRFVERGLAQRFVEVELGVALLGGLCAPVLFFSFGLTDLFRVVLYATVGLVGTLVGLEIPLLLRILQDQLRFKDLVSQVLTFDYLGALAASVMFPLLFVPKLGLVRTSLLFGLINALVGLWSTWLLAPVLGNPLRLRVKAVALSVLLFVGLLLGDRITSLAEEQLYADEVVHAQTSAYQRIVLTRGKRGFSLFLNGNLQFAAVDEYRYHEALVHPAMTRAPRRARVLILGGGDGLAAREVLRYPEVESVTLVDLDPAMTRLGTDYVDLARLNAGSLKDPKLHVLNADALRYLAETQDAPYDVAIVDFPDPNNFSLGKLYTTGFYRLLQRRLAPDGVAVVQSTSPLYARQSYWCVEATLASAGFWTLPYHVLVPSFGEWGYVLVARAEALPQRALPPGLRFLDEDTLATLTRFPQDIARVPAEVNRLNNQVLVHYYEDEWRHWN; encoded by the coding sequence GTGAACCGCGCACTGCTCTTCCTCACCGTGCTGGTGGTCGCCACCTGCGGGCTCATCTACGAGCTCGTGGTGGGGGCGCTCGCGAGCTACCTGCTGGGCGACTCGGTCACCCAGTTCTCCACCGTCATCGGCGGCTACCTCTTCGCCATGGGGGTGGGCAGCTACCTGAGCCGCTTCGTGGAGCGCGGGCTCGCGCAGCGCTTCGTGGAGGTGGAGCTGGGAGTCGCGCTGCTCGGCGGCCTGTGCGCGCCGGTGCTCTTCTTCAGCTTCGGGCTCACCGACCTGTTCCGCGTGGTGCTCTACGCCACGGTGGGGCTGGTGGGCACGCTGGTGGGGCTCGAGATCCCGCTGCTCTTGCGCATCCTGCAGGACCAGCTGCGCTTCAAGGACCTGGTCTCGCAGGTGCTGACCTTCGACTACCTCGGGGCGCTCGCCGCGAGCGTGATGTTCCCGCTGCTCTTCGTGCCCAAGCTGGGCCTGGTGCGCACCTCCCTGCTCTTCGGGCTGATCAACGCGCTGGTGGGGCTCTGGAGCACCTGGCTGCTCGCGCCGGTGCTCGGCAACCCCTTGCGCCTGCGGGTGAAGGCGGTGGCGCTCTCGGTGCTGCTCTTCGTGGGGCTGCTGCTCGGAGACCGCATCACCAGCCTCGCGGAGGAGCAGCTGTACGCGGACGAGGTGGTGCACGCGCAGACCAGCGCCTACCAGCGCATCGTGCTCACCCGCGGCAAGCGCGGCTTCTCGCTCTTCCTCAACGGCAACCTGCAGTTCGCGGCGGTGGACGAGTACCGCTACCACGAGGCGCTGGTTCACCCGGCGATGACGCGCGCCCCGCGCCGCGCGCGCGTGCTCATCCTCGGCGGAGGTGACGGGCTCGCGGCGCGCGAGGTGCTGCGCTACCCCGAGGTGGAGTCGGTGACGCTGGTGGACCTGGACCCGGCGATGACCCGGCTGGGCACGGACTACGTGGACCTGGCGCGCCTCAACGCGGGCAGCCTCAAGGACCCCAAGCTGCACGTGCTCAACGCGGACGCGCTGCGCTACCTCGCGGAGACGCAGGACGCGCCCTACGACGTGGCCATCGTGGACTTCCCGGACCCCAACAACTTCTCGCTCGGCAAGCTCTACACCACGGGCTTCTACCGGCTCCTGCAGCGCCGGCTCGCCCCGGACGGGGTGGCGGTGGTGCAGAGCACGAGCCCCCTCTACGCGCGCCAGTCCTACTGGTGCGTGGAGGCCACGCTGGCGAGCGCGGGCTTCTGGACGCTGCCCTACCACGTGCTGGTGCCCTCCTTCGGTGAGTGGGGCTACGTGCTCGTCGCGCGCGCGGAGGCCCTGCCCCAGCGCGCGCTGCCGCCGGGCCTGCGCTTCCTCGACGAGGACACGCTGGCCACGCTCACGCGCTTTCCCCAGGACATTGCGCGCGTGCCGGCGGAGGTGAACCGGCTCAACAACCAGGTGCTCGTGCACTACTACGAGGACGAGTGGCGCCACTGGAACTGA
- a CDS encoding DUF350 domain-containing protein, translated as MVYALVGLLVFVLGLWVFRRVMPFDVQKEIEVDQNVALGVVMGAFIIGLAMIVSAAIQG; from the coding sequence GTGGTGTACGCGCTGGTGGGGCTCCTGGTGTTCGTGCTCGGGCTCTGGGTGTTCCGCCGGGTGATGCCCTTCGACGTGCAGAAGGAGATCGAGGTGGATCAGAACGTCGCGCTGGGCGTGGTGATGGGCGCCTTCATCATCGGGCTCGCGATGATCGTGTCCGCGGCCATCCAGGGCTAG
- the speD gene encoding S-adenosylmethionine decarboxylase: protein MDVSGAEPARLRSQAALAALFEELVVVLGLHVVGQPQWHVFPEPGGVTGLALLAESHLAVHTFPEHGFAALNLYCCRARPRPDFAALVARHLGAGARVQVRELARSVAP from the coding sequence GTGGATGTGAGCGGCGCCGAGCCCGCGCGCCTGCGCAGCCAGGCGGCGCTCGCCGCGCTCTTCGAGGAGCTGGTGGTGGTGCTGGGGCTGCACGTGGTGGGGCAGCCGCAGTGGCATGTGTTCCCGGAGCCCGGGGGCGTCACGGGGCTCGCGCTGCTCGCCGAGAGCCACCTCGCGGTGCACACCTTCCCCGAGCACGGCTTCGCGGCGCTCAACCTCTACTGCTGCCGCGCTCGCCCGCGGCCGGACTTCGCGGCGCTCGTGGCGCGCCACCTGGGCGCGGGCGCGCGGGTGCAGGTGCGCGAGCTCGCGCGGAGCGTGGCGCCGTGA
- a CDS encoding lipase encodes MPPRLTEAPVPETSLSVPAPRNVLRPEAVLDGADGWWGPGCAGLAGWFRAKSAPTTDVTAEFRRVHARVRAAESVLPAEAREHQYLLLRGLLGDELPGYFEDNVGRLVRRGLDVREVAVDTEGALSANVLRVCEALRDAVYFGRSVVLVGHSKGAVEAMAALALHPELRGPVRALVALQAPYGGSPIANDLITIPRLRRLVDTVMPCVFQGQSVSVEDFTYAERMRFVRAHPYPTEIPTVALATSRGSPLSLLAPVARYTRRRYGWASDGFVVPEDALVPGARVVRLDDVDHAQGAMRSLPGLSRWSPGDLTEALVALALTR; translated from the coding sequence ATGCCTCCCCGCCTCACCGAAGCCCCCGTTCCCGAGACCTCGCTCTCCGTCCCCGCGCCGCGCAACGTGCTGCGCCCGGAGGCGGTGCTGGACGGCGCGGACGGCTGGTGGGGCCCGGGCTGCGCGGGGCTCGCCGGGTGGTTTCGCGCCAAGAGCGCGCCGACCACCGACGTGACGGCGGAGTTCCGCCGCGTGCATGCCCGGGTGCGCGCGGCCGAGAGCGTGCTGCCCGCCGAGGCGCGCGAGCACCAGTACCTGCTCCTGCGCGGGCTGCTCGGAGACGAGCTGCCCGGCTACTTCGAGGACAACGTGGGGCGCCTCGTGCGCCGCGGCCTCGACGTGCGCGAGGTGGCCGTGGACACCGAGGGCGCGCTGAGCGCGAACGTCCTGCGCGTCTGCGAGGCGCTGCGGGATGCGGTGTACTTCGGGCGCAGCGTGGTGCTGGTGGGCCACAGCAAGGGCGCCGTGGAGGCGATGGCCGCGCTCGCGCTGCACCCGGAGCTGCGGGGTCCCGTGCGCGCGCTCGTCGCGCTGCAGGCCCCGTACGGCGGCTCGCCCATCGCGAACGACCTCATCACCATTCCCCGGCTGCGCCGGCTCGTGGACACCGTGATGCCCTGCGTCTTCCAGGGCCAGAGCGTCTCGGTGGAGGACTTCACCTACGCCGAGCGCATGCGCTTCGTGCGCGCGCATCCGTATCCCACGGAGATTCCCACCGTGGCGCTCGCCACGAGCCGGGGCTCACCCTTGTCCCTGCTCGCGCCGGTCGCGCGCTACACGCGCCGGCGCTACGGCTGGGCCTCGGATGGCTTCGTGGTGCCCGAGGATGCGCTGGTGCCCGGCGCCCGCGTGGTGCGCCTGGACGACGTGGACCATGCGCAGGGCGCAATGCGGAGCCTGCCCGGGCTCTCACGGTGGAGCCCGGGGGATTTGACCGAGGCGCTGGTGGCGCTCGCGTTGACGCGGTAG
- a CDS encoding aldo/keto reductase, with translation MKQRTLGKQGLVVSELGLGCMGMSEFYGAGDEAESIRTIHRALELGVSFLDTADMYGPFTNEELVGRAIKDRRDRVVLATKFANVRGPKGEFLGIRGDPAYVRQACDASLKRLGVDHIDLYYQHRVDPKVPIEDTVGAMAELVKAGKVRYLGLSEAAPQTIRRAHKTHPITALQTEYSLWTRDVEENQVLATVRELGIGFVAYSPLGRGFLTGQFKRFEDLPEDDFRRRNPRFQGENFQKNLDLVSKVEQLAKSKGVTPAQLALAWVLSRGPDVVPIPGTKKVKRLEENAGASTLALSGADLAQLDAVFPVGAAMGQRYPDMSTVHR, from the coding sequence ATGAAGCAGCGCACGCTGGGCAAGCAGGGGCTGGTGGTCTCGGAGCTGGGGCTGGGTTGCATGGGGATGAGCGAGTTCTACGGCGCCGGGGACGAGGCGGAGAGCATCCGCACCATCCACCGGGCGCTGGAGCTCGGGGTCAGCTTCCTGGACACGGCGGACATGTACGGGCCCTTCACCAACGAGGAGCTGGTGGGGCGGGCGATCAAGGACCGCCGGGACCGGGTGGTGCTGGCGACGAAGTTCGCCAACGTGCGCGGGCCGAAGGGGGAGTTCCTCGGCATTCGCGGGGACCCCGCGTACGTGCGCCAGGCCTGCGACGCTTCGCTGAAGCGGCTCGGCGTGGACCACATCGACCTGTACTACCAGCACCGCGTGGACCCGAAGGTGCCCATCGAGGACACGGTGGGCGCGATGGCGGAGCTGGTGAAGGCGGGGAAGGTGCGCTACCTCGGCCTCTCCGAGGCGGCGCCGCAGACCATCCGCCGCGCGCACAAGACGCACCCCATCACGGCGCTGCAGACCGAGTACTCGCTGTGGACGCGCGACGTGGAGGAGAACCAGGTGCTCGCGACCGTGCGCGAGCTGGGCATCGGGTTCGTGGCGTACAGCCCGCTGGGGCGCGGCTTCCTCACCGGGCAGTTCAAGCGCTTCGAGGACCTGCCGGAGGACGACTTCCGCCGGAGGAACCCGCGCTTCCAGGGGGAGAACTTCCAGAAGAACCTGGACCTGGTGAGCAAGGTGGAGCAGCTGGCGAAGAGCAAGGGCGTGACGCCCGCGCAGCTCGCGCTCGCGTGGGTGCTCTCGCGCGGGCCGGACGTGGTGCCCATCCCCGGCACGAAGAAGGTGAAGCGCCTGGAGGAGAACGCGGGCGCCTCGACGCTCGCGCTCTCGGGCGCGGACCTCGCGCAGCTGGACGCGGTGTTCCCGGTGGGCGCGGCGATGGGCCAGCGCTACCCGGACATGAGCACCGTGCACCGCTGA
- a CDS encoding M28 family peptidase, whose translation MPLSPLALPTAALALLSAAPAKAPAATPAAQELDPRVASRLMGPALTEGHAWALLTELTDTIGPRLSGSAGAEAAVQWARARLEADGVKVRLEPVQAPHWVRGVETGEVLAATGRRAQTLHLTALGGSVPTEKEGLTAEVVEVHSFEELTALGQGARGKIVLFNHDMSTAEGYGRASALRTRGASEAAKLGAVGMLVRSLATASLRTPHTGAMRYEEGVAKVPAAAVTTEDAALLHRLLAANPKEPVRVKMVLGCQTLPDVPSSNVVAEIRGRERPDEVVVLGAHLDSWDLGTGAHDDGAGVVMAMDTARLLAHLERPPRRTVRIVLFMNEENGLAGGRAYAAAHAGELAKHVAGLESDAGGGRPLGVTVKAGPGADALMRRLLPPLQAVGAAQLLEGEAGGADLSPMASAQVPFAGVRVDTSHYFDVHHTAADTLDKVDPQALAQSTAAFAWVTYALAEMRDVLPRPEATERTAGAPAPTAPASKPAAH comes from the coding sequence ATGCCCCTCTCCCCGCTCGCCCTGCCCACCGCCGCCCTCGCCCTCCTCTCCGCCGCGCCGGCCAAGGCCCCGGCCGCGACGCCTGCCGCGCAGGAGCTGGACCCGCGCGTGGCGAGCCGCCTCATGGGCCCGGCCCTCACCGAGGGCCACGCCTGGGCGCTGCTCACCGAGCTCACCGACACCATCGGCCCGCGCCTCTCCGGCTCCGCGGGCGCCGAGGCCGCGGTGCAGTGGGCGCGCGCGCGGCTGGAAGCGGACGGCGTGAAGGTGCGCCTGGAGCCGGTGCAGGCGCCGCACTGGGTGCGCGGCGTGGAGACGGGCGAGGTGCTCGCCGCCACAGGCCGCCGCGCCCAGACCCTGCACCTCACGGCGCTGGGCGGCAGCGTGCCCACGGAGAAGGAGGGGCTCACCGCGGAGGTGGTGGAGGTGCACTCCTTCGAGGAGCTCACGGCGCTGGGGCAGGGGGCGCGCGGGAAGATCGTCCTCTTCAACCACGACATGAGCACCGCCGAGGGCTACGGGCGCGCCAGTGCGCTGCGCACCCGGGGCGCCTCGGAGGCCGCGAAGCTGGGCGCGGTGGGCATGCTGGTGCGCTCGCTCGCCACCGCGTCCCTGCGCACGCCGCACACCGGCGCCATGCGCTACGAGGAGGGCGTGGCGAAGGTGCCGGCCGCCGCCGTCACCACCGAGGATGCGGCGCTGCTGCACCGGCTGCTCGCGGCGAACCCGAAGGAGCCCGTGCGCGTGAAGATGGTCCTCGGCTGCCAGACGCTGCCGGACGTGCCCTCCTCCAACGTGGTGGCGGAGATCCGCGGCCGCGAGCGCCCCGACGAGGTGGTGGTGCTCGGCGCGCACCTGGACTCCTGGGACCTGGGCACCGGCGCGCACGACGACGGCGCCGGCGTGGTGATGGCCATGGACACGGCGCGCCTGCTCGCGCACCTGGAGCGCCCGCCGCGGCGCACCGTGCGCATCGTGCTCTTCATGAACGAGGAGAACGGGCTCGCCGGCGGCCGCGCCTATGCCGCGGCGCACGCGGGCGAGCTCGCCAAGCACGTGGCCGGGCTCGAGTCCGACGCGGGCGGCGGGCGCCCGCTGGGCGTCACGGTGAAGGCAGGGCCGGGCGCCGACGCGCTCATGCGCCGCCTCCTGCCGCCCCTGCAGGCGGTGGGCGCCGCGCAGCTGCTCGAGGGCGAGGCGGGCGGCGCGGACCTCTCGCCCATGGCGAGCGCGCAGGTGCCCTTCGCGGGCGTGCGCGTGGACACCAGCCACTACTTCGACGTGCACCACACCGCCGCGGACACGCTGGACAAGGTGGACCCGCAGGCGCTCGCGCAGAGCACCGCCGCCTTCGCATGGGTGACGTACGCGCTCGCCGAGATGCGCGACGTGCTGCCGCGCCCCGAGGCCACCGAGCGCACCGCGGGCGCGCCTGCGCCCACCGCGCCCGCCTCGAAGCCTGCGGCCCACTGA
- a CDS encoding DUF4178 domain-containing protein, with protein MTQGQCPSCGAPVAFTAGSARVLVCEHCQAVVARKGEQLEARGRVAALVDTESPFRLGLSGTFRKVPFTLVGHLQKDFGAGPWDEWYLEFSDGRTGWLSESEGALHLSHFAGEEAELSLGTFRPGHRFVLQGERYVAEEVGRARTVSAAGQLPDDVDPSVESRYVDATGTEGRFATLDFGPRDSAPEVFLGERVQLEQLGIPLSDLQPRVRKVALQQARCTQCNGPLELRAPDRTKRVGCPYCGALLDASTGRLSFLQLLEKPKHAPPVPLGSTGRLAGTEWVCIGYLVRSCRVEGTRYAWGEHLLFNRARGFSWLLVSEGHWSHLIPIPAGEVSVRRGSAAHYRGERYRAFSQVTAVTESVLGECYWEVQAGERAEATDYVAPPHSLSEDATESEVTFSHGTYLTPAQVQQAFGLKEKLPRPRGVGASQPNPGKARARATLRWTGLWAALLLAVQIAAWVRSANAHVLDVVVAVAPDALSGEPSAMHFSEPFELPRRGPVEVRLESALDNDWLGVQGDLVNDATGEVVSFYEELSYYSGRDSDGAWTEGSREGTARLGRLEAGRYVLRTTASFDPTKGPRERSFHVQVVDDPPPSGTLFLVFLGLLLVPVGFALHGANSFETRRWAESNLQEGG; from the coding sequence GTGACGCAGGGCCAGTGCCCCTCGTGCGGAGCGCCGGTGGCCTTCACGGCCGGCAGCGCGCGCGTGCTGGTGTGCGAGCACTGCCAGGCGGTGGTGGCGCGCAAGGGCGAGCAGCTCGAGGCGCGCGGGCGGGTGGCGGCGCTGGTGGACACGGAGAGCCCCTTCCGGCTCGGGCTCTCGGGCACCTTCCGCAAGGTGCCCTTCACGCTGGTGGGTCACCTGCAGAAGGACTTCGGAGCAGGGCCCTGGGACGAGTGGTACCTCGAGTTCTCGGACGGGCGCACCGGCTGGCTGAGCGAGAGCGAGGGTGCGCTGCACCTGAGCCACTTCGCGGGTGAGGAGGCGGAGCTCTCGCTCGGAACCTTCCGCCCCGGGCACCGCTTCGTGCTGCAGGGCGAGCGCTACGTGGCCGAGGAGGTGGGCCGCGCGCGCACGGTGAGCGCCGCGGGCCAGCTTCCCGACGACGTGGACCCCTCCGTCGAGTCGCGCTACGTGGACGCCACCGGCACCGAGGGGCGCTTCGCTACGCTGGACTTCGGCCCGCGCGACTCCGCCCCCGAGGTGTTCCTCGGCGAGCGCGTGCAGCTCGAGCAGCTGGGCATCCCGCTCTCCGACCTCCAACCCCGCGTGCGCAAGGTGGCGCTGCAGCAGGCGCGCTGCACGCAGTGCAACGGGCCGCTGGAGCTGCGCGCGCCGGACCGCACGAAGCGCGTGGGCTGCCCCTACTGCGGCGCGCTGCTCGATGCGAGCACCGGGCGGCTCTCCTTCCTGCAGCTGCTGGAGAAGCCGAAGCACGCGCCGCCCGTGCCGCTGGGCAGCACGGGGCGGCTCGCGGGCACGGAGTGGGTGTGCATCGGGTACCTCGTGCGCTCCTGCCGGGTGGAGGGCACGCGCTACGCCTGGGGCGAGCACCTGCTCTTCAACCGCGCGCGCGGCTTCAGCTGGCTGCTGGTCTCCGAGGGGCACTGGAGCCACCTCATCCCCATCCCCGCGGGCGAGGTGAGCGTGCGGCGCGGCAGCGCGGCGCACTACCGCGGCGAGCGCTACCGGGCCTTCAGCCAGGTGACGGCGGTGACGGAGAGCGTGCTGGGCGAGTGCTACTGGGAGGTGCAGGCCGGAGAGCGCGCCGAGGCCACCGACTACGTGGCGCCGCCGCACTCCCTCAGCGAGGACGCGACCGAGAGCGAGGTGACCTTCAGCCACGGCACCTACCTCACGCCCGCCCAGGTGCAGCAGGCCTTCGGGCTGAAGGAGAAGCTGCCGCGGCCGCGCGGCGTGGGCGCGAGCCAGCCCAACCCGGGCAAGGCGCGCGCGCGGGCCACCCTGCGCTGGACGGGGCTGTGGGCGGCGCTGCTGCTCGCGGTGCAGATCGCCGCGTGGGTGCGCTCGGCGAACGCGCACGTGCTGGACGTGGTGGTGGCGGTGGCGCCGGACGCGCTGAGCGGCGAGCCCAGCGCGATGCACTTCAGCGAGCCCTTCGAGCTGCCGCGGCGCGGGCCGGTGGAGGTGCGGCTGGAGAGCGCGCTGGACAACGACTGGCTCGGCGTCCAGGGAGACCTCGTCAACGACGCCACGGGCGAGGTGGTCAGCTTCTACGAGGAGCTGAGCTACTACTCCGGGCGCGACAGCGACGGCGCGTGGACGGAGGGCTCGCGCGAGGGCACCGCGCGCCTCGGCCGGCTCGAGGCCGGGCGCTACGTGCTGCGCACCACCGCCTCCTTCGATCCGACGAAGGGCCCGCGCGAGCGCAGCTTCCACGTGCAGGTGGTGGATGACCCTCCGCCCAGCGGCACGCTGTTCCTCGTCTTCCTCGGGCTCCTGCTGGTGCCCGTGGGCTTCGCCCTCCACGGCGCCAACAGCTTCGAGACGCGGCGCTGGGCGGAGAGCAACCTTCAGGAGGGTGGCTGA